In Polyangium spumosum, the DNA window GTGACGACCGCGTCGAGCACGGACTTCGAGTCGTCGAGGATGATGTCCTTGTCGGTCGCGAAGTGGACCGGATCGAGGATCTTGATCTCGTCTCCCTTGATGAACGCGCCCGGGCAGCCGCCGCGGCCGCCCGCGGTCATCGGGCACTTGTCTTCACGATCCGGCACGCCGTCGGCGTCGGAGTCGGAGTCGGGGCAGCCCATGTTCTGCGGCACGCCGGGCAGCTCGGGGCAACGATCGGCCTCGCCGATGAGGCCGTCATGATCGGGATCTTCGCTGTCGATCTGCTTCAGGCGATCGATCTCCTGCTGCTCGCGCGACTTCGACGGCTGCCACGTGAGGCCCGCGAACGCGCGGAAGACGGGCGCGCCGAACCCGCAGTTCGCGCCGAACGTGCCGCCGACCGTGAGCGAGAAGCCGCTCGCCCACTGCCAGCGCATCGCCATGAGCGCCTCGGCCGGGACCTGCGACGGGCTGTCGGGGAACTTCACGAGCGAGACGGAGCCGTACACGCCGCCGAGCACGGACCAACCCCAGCGCTGCACGACGTACATCTCCGCGCCGATGCCGAAGTTCGCCATGTCGCCGACCTTCGTCCCGGCAAACTGCCGATCGGGCCGGAACCAGATGCCGCCGTTCGCCGTGACGAGCAGGCCGAAGTTGAAGCGGTAATCCGCGACGAGGCCCATGCCGCCGGAGACGGCGCCGTCGCCGGCGAAGGCGTTCTGGTCGCCCGTGGGCAGGTTCAAGTTGCCCGTGAGCGCCATGCCGAAGCCCTCTTTGATCTGGGCCTTCCGGTTCAGGTACGGGATCGCGATCTTGGTGTTGAAACGAAGATCGCCGAGCGCGTTCGGCGCGATCTCGCCTTCGGTGCCGAGCGGCCTCAGGTTGTCGGACATCTGCCAGGCGACGAACGGCATCGCCATCGTGACGTCGAAGATGTCGAAGAAGCCGATACCCGCGAGGCCCGTGACCTGCAGGCGCGCGCCGACGGCGCGGATCTCCTGGCCCGTCGTGATCGCCGCGACCGCGAGCGGATCGAGGCCGATGTCCGTGTAGATGCCGAAGGTCGGCGAGAGGTGGCCGATGACCTCGGACTTCTGGATCATCACGAGATCACGCGGCGCCGCGGAGGGACGGAAGGTCTGCGCGTCGAAGCGCCCTTCCTCGGCGGCCTCCGCGGCCAGAGGCGCCGCGGCGAGCGTCGCGAGCGAGAGCAGGACAGAGATGGATCGCTTCACGGCTCACCTCGAAGGCGGCGCCCCAGCAGGGCAAGAATGGCGAGAGCGAGGAACGCGGCCCCGGGCGCGCCGCCACCATGTCGGCCGGGCCTCGCAGAGCATATCGTGGCGAGCGTTCCACCGCAATCGACGCCGTCGGGCATGGGGCCGAGGGCGCACTCCTTCGCCGTCTCGCTTTCATTCCAGCGGCAGTGCTCGTTGCCGAGGCAGTCGACGTTGGCCTTGCAGGAGGGCGTGCAGGTGTTGGTGGAGAGGTTGCACGTGCCGCCGCAGGGGCAGTGCGAGTCGGCATAACAAGCGACACATTCGTCGCCGTCGCAGTGCGGCTTGTCGGGCGCGCAGCTCAAGAGGCAGCCCGCGCTCATCGTGCAGGTGTGGGTCACGGGGTCGCAGGTGGTGCCGTCGCCACATTGCGAGTCGTCGGTGCAGCGCACGCACGCGGCGACGGACGCGTTCTGGCCGAAGCAGAAGGGCGTGTCGCCGCCGCAGCTATCGCAGCGCAGGCCGCAACGTTTGTCGCGGGTGCAGGGCGTGCAGGTGCCGCTCAGGCAGAAGGCGCCCTCGGCGCAATCCATGTCGTGGCGGCACTCGGCGCACGCGGTGCCGATGGGCCCGGGCAGGCAGAAGGGGTACCGAGGCTGGGTCGTGCCGTTGATGACGATGGTCTCGAGCGCGGTGCAGTTGACGCAGCCGTCGCCGCAGCACGTCGGCGTGTTGTTCTCGGGCAGCGTGCCCTGGCAGCGGCCGACGGAGAGGTTGCAGATGCCGCCGCCGCACTCGGCGTCCGTGGTGCACTCGACGCAGCTCGGATCGCCGTTCGTGTCGAGCGGGGCGCACTTCATCTGCTGGCCGTTCGCGCCGTTCGGGCAGCAGTTGCAGGAGGCGCCGGCGCACTCGGCGCTCGTCGAGCAAGGCTCACACTTGTTCTCGACGCACGCCTCGCCCTTGGGGCAGTCGGTGTTGTCGTTGCACTCGTCGCAGGTCTTCGTGTCGGGGTTGCAGGTGAAGCCGCCCGCGCAGTCCGCGTCGGTGCGGCAGCCGGCGCACTGGAGGTTGCCGTTCAGGTTCACGCAGAAC includes these proteins:
- the traA gene encoding outer membrane exchange protein TraA family protein, with the protein product MAPRVASAAPVTIPEGVSDPLDGLGTGLCAASAIAASVNEFGDVVDNYTGAVNAFIEAHAVDRTEHVIRTLLDLSNNNASIDKVSYGDFIDVALDQGCKTGGCDFFVNDTSTRFGSRLRGYLNVPANWVNQPIHFGFYSDDAVSLTIYDKQKGIYNVVTRAPVLGAATWRLTNQVTFQNAGLYPIEILYVQLTEHAALEMSYFIGDFVDFEREANVPPITKLNDLSFTAFPSTAFFQTLSGNPSYDDLGVCKQCRREFADQGGNSGCDNGYYCNSAALCAPCDTNTLCGPTCSPCDEATPFCVNLNGNLQCAGCRTDADCAGGFTCNPDTKTCDECNDNTDCPKGEACVENKCEPCSTSAECAGASCNCCPNGANGQQMKCAPLDTNGDPSCVECTTDAECGGGICNLSVGRCQGTLPENNTPTCCGDGCVNCTALETIVINGTTQPRYPFCLPGPIGTACAECRHDMDCAEGAFCLSGTCTPCTRDKRCGLRCDSCGGDTPFCFGQNASVAACVRCTDDSQCGDGTTCDPVTHTCTMSAGCLLSCAPDKPHCDGDECVACYADSHCPCGGTCNLSTNTCTPSCKANVDCLGNEHCRWNESETAKECALGPMPDGVDCGGTLATICSARPGRHGGGAPGAAFLALAILALLGRRLRGEP
- a CDS encoding OmpA family protein; translation: MKRSISVLLSLATLAAAPLAAEAAEEGRFDAQTFRPSAAPRDLVMIQKSEVIGHLSPTFGIYTDIGLDPLAVAAITTGQEIRAVGARLQVTGLAGIGFFDIFDVTMAMPFVAWQMSDNLRPLGTEGEIAPNALGDLRFNTKIAIPYLNRKAQIKEGFGMALTGNLNLPTGDQNAFAGDGAVSGGMGLVADYRFNFGLLVTANGGIWFRPDRQFAGTKVGDMANFGIGAEMYVVQRWGWSVLGGVYGSVSLVKFPDSPSQVPAEALMAMRWQWASGFSLTVGGTFGANCGFGAPVFRAFAGLTWQPSKSREQQEIDRLKQIDSEDPDHDGLIGEADRCPELPGVPQNMGCPDSDSDADGVPDREDKCPMTAGGRGGCPGAFIKGDEIKILDPVHFATDKDIILDDSKSVLDAVVTVLINNPEIRSVEIEGHTDVRASDVYNINLSQRRVDSVRAYLIQKGIDPSRITAKGYGHSKPVYDDSGCLGKDEELSEDCKFMTATNRRVVFRIKGHGSAPGRAVGGGDTVLSPRDSALDNGSVLDNNGVLNGASTLPSAGTLPKSSGVLEPRKGTLPGSTLDRSGAQPTPEAPDGTDKPAEGTDKPVDGKDKPGAKAPEAAPSSPKPGTPRQPTAPR